In Primulina eburnea isolate SZY01 chromosome 3, ASM2296580v1, whole genome shotgun sequence, one DNA window encodes the following:
- the LOC140828446 gene encoding uncharacterized protein produces the protein MGEEKGKLDSIREWIVENKLRAVGSLWASGIVGSMAYNWSQPNMKPSVKIIHARLHAQALTLAALAGAAIVEYYDHKSGAKAERVAKFLELHEHEHKN, from the exons ATGGGTGAAGAGAAGGGAAAGCTTGATTCTATTAGGGAATGGATCGTGGAAAACAAGCTTCGAGCTGTTG GGAGTCTATGGGCTAGTGGAATTGTGGGTTCGATGGCATATAATTGGTCTCAACCAAACATGAAACCGAGCGTTAAGATCATTCATGCCAG GTTGCACGCCCAAGCTCTTACTCTCGCAGCCTTAGCCGGGGCTGCCATTGTCGAGTACTACGACCATAAGTCAGGAGCAAAAGCGGAACGCGTTGCAAAGTTTCTCGAGCTGCACGAGCATGAACACAAGAATTGA